In the Malania oleifera isolate guangnan ecotype guangnan chromosome 1, ASM2987363v1, whole genome shotgun sequence genome, one interval contains:
- the LOC131149335 gene encoding uncharacterized protein LOC131149335 translates to MNAPAFIGGPDPVVGENWVQEIAEIMVVLNCTDEQNVRYVAFKMIGEAKHWWLSAKLLEDQRVVRIALTWKIFKELFFDKYFPSSVREEKIEEFTNLTQGDMTVAVCAAKFAKLSRFAPFLVPNEVRKARKFKKGLRCRIYELVVGFQFEASQGSAKKGKEAMGSLCLKYDKRHRGECWYGTPNCYRCGKLGHHRKDCREPLPMVAAQNQDRGKQ, encoded by the exons atgaacgcTCCAGCCTttataggaggacctgatcctGTGGTTGgagagaattgggtacaggagatagCGGAGATTATGGTTGTACTCAACTGCACCGACGAACAGAATGTCCGCTATGTAGCTTTTAAGATGATAGGAGAGGCGAAGCActggtggctttctgcgaagctGCTGGAGGATCAGAGGGTAGTAAGGATAGCTCTTACTTGGAAGatattcaaggagctgttctttgacaagtattttccttcatctgtcaggGAGGAGAAGATTGAAGAGTTTACTAATTTGACCCAGGGAGATATGACAGTTGCGGTTTGTGCGGCTAAATTTGCGAaattgtcacgttttgctccatttctagtcccaaatgaagtaagGAAGGCCAGAAAATTTAAGAAAGGCCTGAGGTGCAGAATCTACGAGCTGGTGGTCGGGTTTCAG TTTGAGGCCAGTCAGGGATCAgcgaagaaaggaaaagaagcaATGGGCTCCTTATGTCTGAAGTatgataagaggcataggggcgaatgctggtaTGGCACTCCGAATTGCTACAGGTGCGGTAAGCTAGGGCACCACAGGAAAGATTGCAGAGAACCTTTGCCTATGGTAGCTGCTCAGAATCAGGATCGAGGAAAACAATAG